In Harmonia axyridis chromosome 6, icHarAxyr1.1, whole genome shotgun sequence, a single window of DNA contains:
- the LOC123681705 gene encoding dynein regulatory complex protein 1, with protein MEEISQQISDTLIELEPQVTSLDPNERKLARRLRIERRLEALRRQNEPEQIDEEEKKDKSLTQIQIEKSIEVLKKLLTEGEERVTNIRVASDSRETDRRESEGVNREKIIEALEEEAQLAEEAFKQISEKWFSILKSNDPLNINERMMLQKEKCEELMTQKDGIIAMLKEEIATAEKKFSSDQKKQVDDICLLSNRIEKQIALTRRAYREQLKLIEESMQAERKIMMEMNAKKWEELYKKRDQEEQSNSDKKYEQMEHFDNQMTELRREFQEKYRETKIKLERDIDDLEQELERIKALAILNSEKLDYNYQILKKREDENIIIKSQQKRRINKLQDIVNTLKRRISEYGEGTKQQIMKVSEEIAKLQKNILDIESKADHFAEINDVKFNQLWDMNMERVMEVAERILTIDKILHEQLLGLEWVDKGILKKKELKKENMPSYKYAVEVLEQEAKALNPQTSLTVVKSQREIQLDQKKEAARDILLKQVMKQISDKAGFILEDRLQLILEPFLETEKTMIRMDNVFSALNITKDADIDQLLEYFLPYTHCPVCSTGPLVERKSLPIEDVEVEIQDVSMSTGTDADMMSASGTEISHVSEESKKTIEKEKPAYLLIPTPHLTGTTITTVMNEVIDANVDDSESTDSDAEDRLVTYETLDPLENMPPLRPGTSQKEITSTTAVQVVQPVVEEKMSCQYQHPLVISSVYVLKALRNFVNNYYKPKLGLPTMEQRLSRQRNTICRLVEESDIKMFWEQFKNIFTEENDNIWNALSEGLTKYHAILKDRKFLHDEVVDLRQQNQDLKILLAKYMDNPDDPNLEPPCAMQRSSPPGTRARKL; from the exons ATGGAAGAAATATCGCAGCAAATTTCAGATACATTAATTGAATTGGAACCTCAAGTAACATCACTTGATCCAAACGAAAGAAAACTTGCTAGAAGACTTCGAATTGAAAGGCGTTTGGAAGCTCTAAGAAG gCAAAATGAGCCTGAACAAATTGATGAAGAGGAGAAGAAGGATAAAAGTTTGACTCAGATACAaattgagaaaagcattgaagttttaaaaaaacttcttaCTGAAGGAGAAGAAAGGGTTACAAATATAAGAGTGGCTAGTGATTCTAGAGAAACTGATCGTAGAGAATCTGAAGGAgtaaatagagaaaaaattattgaagcaTTGGAAGAAGAAGCTCAACTTGCTGAAGAAGCTTTTAAGCAAATCTCAGAGAAATG GTTCTCGATTCTAAAATCAAATGATCCACTTAATATAAATGAAAGAATGATGCTACAAAAAGAGAAATGTGAAGAATTGATGACTCAGAAAGATGGAATAATAGCCATGCTGAAAGAGGAAATAGCGACGGCAGAAAAGAAATTCAGCAGTGACCAAAAGAAACAAGTGGATGATATTTGTTTGTTGTCCAATAGGATTGAAAAACAA ATTGCTCTCACCAGAAGAGCCTATAGAGAACAGTTAAAACTTATAGAAGAAAGTATGCAAGCTGAACGAAAAATAATGATGGAAATGAATGCGAAAAAATGGGAAGAACTCTATAAGAAAAGAGACCAGGAAGAACAGTCAAATTCAGACAAAAAGTATGAGCAGATGGAGCACTTTGATAACCAGATGACAGAGCTAAGAAGGGAATTCCAAGAAAAATATCGAGAAACTAAAATAAAGTTAGAAAGAGACATTGACGATTTAGAACAAGAACTAGAAAGGATAAAAGCACTGGCAATTTTGAATAGTGAAAAGTTGGACTacaattatcagattttgaaaaaaagggaagatgagaatataataataaaatcacaGCAAAAAAGACGAATAAACAAGCTGCAAGATATTGTTAATACTTTAAAGAGAAGAATATCAGAATATGGAGAAGGAACTAAGCAACAAATTATGAAAGTATCTGAAGAAATAGCTAAATTGCAGAAAAATATCTTGGATATTGAATCAAAAGCCGACCATTTCGCTGAAATAAATGATGTAAAATTCAACCAACTGTGGgatatgaatatggaaagagTTATGGAAGTTGCTGAGAGGATTTTAACAATAGACAAAATATTGCATGAGCAACTACTTGGTTTAGAGTGGGTAGATAAAGGAATACTAAAGAAGAAAGAACTAAAGAAGGAAAATATGCCCAGTTACAAATATGCTGTGGAAGTTCTGGAACAAGAAG cgAAAGCACTAAACCCGCAAACAAGTCTCACTGTAGTTAAGAGCCAGAGGGAAATCCAGTTGGACCAGAAGAAAGAAGCAGCAAGAGATATTCTTTTGAAACAGGTCATGAAGCAAATATCGGATAAGGCCGGCTTCATATTGGAAGATCGTTTACAACTGATCTTGGAACCTTTTCTGGAGACGGAAAAGACGATGATAAGAATGGATAACGTCTTTTCCGCCTTGAATATAACCAAAGATGCCGATATCGACCAACTTTTGGAGTATTTCCTGCCTTACACGCATTGTCCAGTGTGCTCCACTGGACCTTTGGTGGAAAGGAAGTCTTTGCCGATCGAAGATGTGGAGGTGGAAATTCAAGACGTGTCAATGTCTACAGGAACGGATG CTGATATGATGAGTGCTTCTGGAACTGAAATATCTCACGTTTCGGAAGAGAGTAAAAAGACGATTGAGAAAGAAAAACCCGCATATTTGTTGATACCCACACCGCACCTTACTGGAACAACTATCACTACCGTAATGAATGAAGTGATTGATGCCAATGTGGATGATTCGGAATCAACTGATAGTGATGCCGAAGATCGATTAGTTACTTACGAAACCTTGGACCCTTTGGAGAATATGCCCCCTTT GAGACCAGGAACTTCTCAAAAGGAAATTACTTCTACCACTGCCGTGCAAGTGGTACAACCAGTAGTAGAAGAAAAGATGTCTTGTCAGTATCAGCATCCTCTTGTTATTAGCTCAGTTTACGTACTCAAAGCTCTGAGGAATTTTGTCAACAATTACTACAAACCAAAACTGGG TCTTCCTACGATGGAGCAAAGACTTTCAAGGCAAAGAAATACAATTTGCCGCTTAGTCGAAGAAAGTGACATTAAAATGTTTTGGGAACAATTCAAAAACATATTTACAGAGGAAAACGACAATATTTGGAATGCTCTGTCTGAAGGTTTAACAAAGTATCATGCTATTTTGAAAG atcGTAAATTTTTACATGATGAAGTTGTTGATTTGAGACAACAGAATCAGGATCTGAAAATCCTTCTTGCCAAGTATATGGATAATCCTGACGATCCAAATTTGGAACCTCCATGCGCTATGCAAAGAAGCAGTCCACCAGGAACAAGAGCCCGAAAACTTTGA
- the LOC123681710 gene encoding clavesin-2-like, whose translation MFRQALEEMKKNEAAALGNLKAKLIIKDDLFSATDENLMKFLYSRRLSVSDTLNLIQNHLKYKNENQNLFRNLSIGDPEIRTALENSLPELLPQKDRQCRTIIVFHANNWDGKISLISIYRALLLCLEFSLQDVHVQNNGFIIIVNWEQFTFQKSTWLSATIIRHMIFGLQECYPAKFLELHFIAPPWYIRAAFNVFKLTFNEEIRENFFTHGRNLSTLHDFVHKEVLPTELGGSMPSYNCAKLIQDIENFCKQVGT comes from the exons ATGTTCCGTCAAGCATtagaagaaatgaagaaaaacgaGGCAGCAGCTCTGGGAAACCTGAAGGCTAAATTGATAATCAAGGACGATTTGTTTTCAGCCACagatgaaaatttaatgaagTTTTTGTATTCTAGAAGGCTCAGTGTTAGTGATACTTTGAATCTCATACAGAATcatctgaaatataaaaatgaaaatcagaACCTGTTCAGGAATCTGAGTATAGGAGATCCCGAAATAAGGACAGCACTTGAAAATTCTTTACCAG AACTCCTGCCACAAAAGGACAGACAGTGCAGAACAATAATCGTCTTCCATGCAAATAACTGGGATGGAAAAATCAGTTTAATCTCGATATACAGGGCGTTGCTCCTCTGCCTGGAATTCTCATTACAAGATGTCCACGTACAAAACAATGGTTTCATCATTATTGTAAACTGGGAACAATTCACGTTCCAGAAATCAACCTGGCTCAGTGCTACCATAATAAGACACATGATTTTTGGACTTCAGGAATGTTATCCAGCGAAATTCCTGGAACTTCATTTCATCGCTCCTCCTTGGTATATAAGAGCTGCCTTCAATGTGTTCAAACTGacatttaatgaagaaataagagaaaatttttttactCACGGGAGGAATTTGAGTACTTTGCATGATTTTGTTCATAAAGAAGTGTTGCCAACTGAACTCGGAGGGTCAATGCCTAGTTATAATTGTGCCAAGTTAATACAAGACATTGAAAACTTCTGCAAGCAAGTGGGCACgtga
- the LOC123681706 gene encoding 60S ribosomal protein L11, translating to MAPVAATKKKEEVKDKSKNPMRDLHIRKLCLNICVGESGDRLTRAAKVLEQLTGQQPVFSKARYTVRSFGIRRNEKIAVHCTVRGPKAEEILERGLKVREYELRRDNFSASGNFGFGIQEHIDLGIKYDPSIGIYGLDFYVVLGRPGFNVAHRRRKQGKVGAPHRLTKEDAMKWFQQKYDGIILGSKK from the exons ATGGCG CCCGTAGCAGCAACAAAAAAGAAGGAAGAGGTTAAGGATAAGTCGAAGAACCCCATGAGGGATCTTCATATCCGAAAACTATGTTTGAATATCTGTGTAGGAGAATCTGGTGATAGGTTAACTCGTGCAGCCaaa gtGTTGGAACAACTTACTGGACAACAACCTGTATTTTCAAAAGCTAGATATACCGTCAGGTCTTTTGGTATCaggaggaatgaaaaaattgctgTGCATTGTACAGTCAGAGGCCCTAAAGCAGAAGAAATTTTGGAGAGGGGACTCAAAGTTAGGGAATATGAATTGAGACGAGACAATTTCTCAG CATCCGGTAACTTTGGATTTGGCATCCAAGAACACATTGATCTTGGTATCAAATATGACCCAAGCATAGGAATTTATGGTCTTGATTTCTACGTAGTATTGGGACGTCCAGGATTCAATGTAGCCCACAGAAGAAGGAAACAAGGCAAAGTAGGAGCACCCCACAGACTAACCAAGGAAGATGCCATGAAATGGTTCCAACAGAAATATGATGGTATCATTTTAGGAAGTAAGAAGTGA
- the LOC123681707 gene encoding uncharacterized protein LOC123681707 isoform X1 — MSATMFIPRNDHNTLGVDHSSRIPISMSPLPLRRSHSLRLRGEKTSQNHIRFCDNPPSKLGNGVPQDLGCSTPSNGMAHTRLQKVPADLREVRTSHLLSRKLVDGCNHLKTDFRSSSTPKGVPSPHTPRTKTLSLSLSTTKLHNQKSPTISLPSTTPPTSPYGTNHSNLNHDWDSESLGSTTSNLSLSSCDHAAIARNGTTFSGRSMRYIFHCNQNAAVSGEEYLTPTQRAHRQIKKLKSLLHQAQIELEQKDSDILKLTKEVVELRLYKAAICSPDDRSNSSDAVTVRENNSDEQITPEGVNGNGKLPNCLDSGGSHIDSGHFEDLNRSCTPERVSFDESDSIQSPEKSDKAVETCDFGIPSSSEQKLILEYEKRIQELIKIHEEENYQMKQKQNDKIEELLARIGDINQRYWQVVPELEAAKERIKDLEKQLEDSCQKLEDLEAKRKESYDEMCKQHGAGTSKLTVDSQVMDIAKRNPSRLSVPELLEELQVTKNELENLKDTEYASTSKNLQPLLSAKEALSLWVLGARKAMYRQLMEAKSKNKIDPEITLQFLKSAIYYFLTDKENTSGHLKAIQSILGFSQNEITNIDKAQFQ, encoded by the exons ATGAGCGCTACAATGTTCATACCCAGAAATGATCACAATACCCTGGGAGTGGACCATTCTTCCAGAATTCCAATTTCAATGTCCCCCCTGCCCCTGAGAAGATCCCACAGTCTGAGACTACGCGGGGAGAAGACCTCCCAAAACCACATTCGTTTCTGTGACAACCCTCCGTCCAAACTGGGGAATGGGGTGCCCCAAGACCTGGGGTGTTCAACCCCTTCAAATGGCATGGCGCACACGCGATTGCAAAAGGTTCCTGCTGACCTGCGTGAAGTCAGAACCTCTCATCTGTTATCCAGGAAGTTGGTTGATGGTTGCAATCACCTAAAGACGGATTTTCGTAGTTCAAGTACCCCTAAGGGGGTACCAAGCCCCCACACGCCAAGAACTAAGACCCTG tctTTATCCCTCTCCACTACTAAACTGCATAATCAGAAGTCGCCAACGATATCTTTGCCTTCAACTACGCCACCTACATCTCCTTATGGTACTAATCATTCTAACCTAAATCATGACTGGGACTCAGAAAGTCTAGGCAGTACAACCAGTAACCTAAGCTTGTCGTCCTGTGATCATGCTGCTATAGCAAGAAATGGTACTACCTTCTCTGGTAGGAGTATGAG ATATATATTCCACTGCAACCAAAATGCTGCAGTGTCCGGTGAAGAATATCTGACGCCTACTCAAAGAGCTCATCGCCAAATCAAGAAACTCAAGAGCCTGCTACACCAAGCCCAAATAGAGCTAGAGCAGAAAGACAGCGACATACTGAAGCTTACAAAAGAAGTGGTGGAGTTGAGGCTTTACAAAGCTGCAATATGTTCACCAGACGACAGGTCGAATTCTAGTGATGCTGTAACAGTTAGGGAAAACAATTCTGATGAGCAAATAACACCAGAAGGTGTTAATGGTAATGGAAAGCTTCCGAACTGTTTAGATTCTGGTGGATCCCACATTGATTCCGGACATTTTGAAGATTTGAATAGAAGCTGTACTCCGGAGAGAGTATCGTTCGATGAAAGTGATAGTATTCAGTCT CCAGAAAAATCAGATAAAGCGGTAGAAACCTGTGATTTTGGTATACCAAGTAGTTCAGAGCAGAAGTTGATTTTAGAGTACGAAAAAAGAATCCAAGAACTAATTAAAATCCACGAGGAGGAGAATTATCagatgaaacaaaaacaaaatgacaaaatagaAGAACTCCTTGCAAGAATAGGTGATATTAACCAAAG GTATTGGCAAGTAGTTCCTGAACTAGAGGCAGCCAAAGAAAGGATAAAAGATTTGGAGAAGCAACTGGAGGACAGCTGTCAAAAGTTAGAAGATTTAGAAGCCAAAAGAAAAGAGTCTTATGATGAAATGTGCAAGCAACATGGTGCTGGAACATCAAAATTAACAGTTGATTCTCAG GTTATGGATATAGCAAAACGTAATCCATCCAGATTGTCAGTTCCTGAACTTCTAGAAGAGCTTCAAGTAACCAAAAATGAACTAGAAAATCTGAAG GATACTGAGTATGCATCGACGTCTAAGAACTTGCAACCATTGCTAAGTGCTAAAGAAGCCCTATCTTTATGGGTTCTTGGCGCAAGAAAG gcaATGTACCGTCAACTGATGGAAGCCAAGagcaaaaataaaatagatCCAGAGATTACACTTCAGTTCTTGAAATCTGCTATCTACTATTTCTTAACAGATAAAGAAAACACATCTGGTCATTTAAAGGCTATACAAAGTATTTTAGGCTTCAGTCAAAATGAGATAACCAACATTGACAAAGCCCAGTTTCAGTAG
- the LOC123681707 gene encoding putative leucine-rich repeat-containing protein DDB_G0290503 isoform X2, whose translation MSATMFIPRNDHNTLGVDHSSRIPISMSPLPLRRSHSLRLRGEKTSQNHIRFCDNPPSKLGNGVPQDLGCSTPSNGMAHTRLQKVPADLREVRTSHLLSRKLVDGCNHLKTDFRSSSTPKGVPSPHTPRTKTLSLSLSTTKLHNQKSPTISLPSTTPPTSPYGTNHSNLNHDWDSESLGSTTSNLSLSSCDHAAIARNGTTFSGRSMRYIFHCNQNAAVSGEEYLTPTQRAHRQIKKLKSLLHQAQIELEQKDSDILKLTKEVVELRLYKAAICSPDDRSNSSDAVTVRENNSDEQITPEGVNGNGKLPNCLDSGGSHIDSGHFEDLNRSCTPERVSFDESDSIQSPEKSDKAVETCDFGIPSSSEQKLILEYEKRIQELIKIHEEENYQMKQKQNDKIEELLARIGDINQRYWQVVPELEAAKERIKDLEKQLEDSCQKLEDLEAKRKESYDEMCKQHGAGTSKLTVDSQVMDIAKRNPSRLSVPELLEELQVTKNELENLKAMYRQLMEAKSKNKIDPEITLQFLKSAIYYFLTDKENTSGHLKAIQSILGFSQNEITNIDKAQFQ comes from the exons ATGAGCGCTACAATGTTCATACCCAGAAATGATCACAATACCCTGGGAGTGGACCATTCTTCCAGAATTCCAATTTCAATGTCCCCCCTGCCCCTGAGAAGATCCCACAGTCTGAGACTACGCGGGGAGAAGACCTCCCAAAACCACATTCGTTTCTGTGACAACCCTCCGTCCAAACTGGGGAATGGGGTGCCCCAAGACCTGGGGTGTTCAACCCCTTCAAATGGCATGGCGCACACGCGATTGCAAAAGGTTCCTGCTGACCTGCGTGAAGTCAGAACCTCTCATCTGTTATCCAGGAAGTTGGTTGATGGTTGCAATCACCTAAAGACGGATTTTCGTAGTTCAAGTACCCCTAAGGGGGTACCAAGCCCCCACACGCCAAGAACTAAGACCCTG tctTTATCCCTCTCCACTACTAAACTGCATAATCAGAAGTCGCCAACGATATCTTTGCCTTCAACTACGCCACCTACATCTCCTTATGGTACTAATCATTCTAACCTAAATCATGACTGGGACTCAGAAAGTCTAGGCAGTACAACCAGTAACCTAAGCTTGTCGTCCTGTGATCATGCTGCTATAGCAAGAAATGGTACTACCTTCTCTGGTAGGAGTATGAG ATATATATTCCACTGCAACCAAAATGCTGCAGTGTCCGGTGAAGAATATCTGACGCCTACTCAAAGAGCTCATCGCCAAATCAAGAAACTCAAGAGCCTGCTACACCAAGCCCAAATAGAGCTAGAGCAGAAAGACAGCGACATACTGAAGCTTACAAAAGAAGTGGTGGAGTTGAGGCTTTACAAAGCTGCAATATGTTCACCAGACGACAGGTCGAATTCTAGTGATGCTGTAACAGTTAGGGAAAACAATTCTGATGAGCAAATAACACCAGAAGGTGTTAATGGTAATGGAAAGCTTCCGAACTGTTTAGATTCTGGTGGATCCCACATTGATTCCGGACATTTTGAAGATTTGAATAGAAGCTGTACTCCGGAGAGAGTATCGTTCGATGAAAGTGATAGTATTCAGTCT CCAGAAAAATCAGATAAAGCGGTAGAAACCTGTGATTTTGGTATACCAAGTAGTTCAGAGCAGAAGTTGATTTTAGAGTACGAAAAAAGAATCCAAGAACTAATTAAAATCCACGAGGAGGAGAATTATCagatgaaacaaaaacaaaatgacaaaatagaAGAACTCCTTGCAAGAATAGGTGATATTAACCAAAG GTATTGGCAAGTAGTTCCTGAACTAGAGGCAGCCAAAGAAAGGATAAAAGATTTGGAGAAGCAACTGGAGGACAGCTGTCAAAAGTTAGAAGATTTAGAAGCCAAAAGAAAAGAGTCTTATGATGAAATGTGCAAGCAACATGGTGCTGGAACATCAAAATTAACAGTTGATTCTCAG GTTATGGATATAGCAAAACGTAATCCATCCAGATTGTCAGTTCCTGAACTTCTAGAAGAGCTTCAAGTAACCAAAAATGAACTAGAAAATCTGAAG gcaATGTACCGTCAACTGATGGAAGCCAAGagcaaaaataaaatagatCCAGAGATTACACTTCAGTTCTTGAAATCTGCTATCTACTATTTCTTAACAGATAAAGAAAACACATCTGGTCATTTAAAGGCTATACAAAGTATTTTAGGCTTCAGTCAAAATGAGATAACCAACATTGACAAAGCCCAGTTTCAGTAG